The Anaeromicrobium sediminis genome window below encodes:
- the dctP gene encoding TRAP transporter substrate-binding protein DctP — MKIFKKMSLIIVSMVLLITSITGCTSSTSAGGENKESKARKWKIGHVRPKGTVVDNDVTEFVNNVKEASDGLIEIEIYPSSQLGDYNVVQERVGMADIEMQLAPAGTNVDKSLGISSAPYLATNWDEARELFKRDGVLINAIEEKFEKQGIKVIASYPVYFGGIALAKEPKDPANLQVSQNMKIRVPGIKSYEATAEALGYMATPIPYAEAFTAMQTGIVDGAIGSGAEGYYSSFRDVTKCYLPLNDHFEMWYLYMSLDVWNDLSDDEKKMLEEIGLKLEEKRYETAEADQKEFENKLKEEGIKVIEFTDEELANFAKKVRETVWPEIKDEFGAELFDSVTENIK; from the coding sequence ATGAAGATATTTAAGAAAATGAGTTTAATTATTGTTTCTATGGTGTTATTAATAACGAGCATAACAGGATGTACATCAAGTACATCGGCCGGTGGAGAAAATAAGGAATCAAAAGCAAGAAAATGGAAAATTGGTCACGTTAGACCTAAGGGAACAGTTGTAGATAATGATGTTACAGAGTTTGTAAATAATGTTAAAGAAGCTAGTGATGGATTAATCGAAATTGAAATTTATCCATCCAGTCAACTTGGAGACTACAACGTTGTTCAAGAGCGTGTTGGTATGGCTGATATTGAGATGCAATTGGCACCTGCTGGTACAAATGTAGATAAGTCTTTAGGTATTAGTAGTGCTCCTTATTTGGCAACTAATTGGGATGAAGCTAGAGAACTATTTAAAAGAGACGGTGTGTTGATTAATGCTATAGAAGAAAAATTCGAAAAGCAGGGAATTAAGGTTATAGCATCATATCCAGTATATTTTGGTGGGATTGCTTTAGCTAAGGAACCTAAAGATCCAGCAAATCTTCAGGTATCCCAAAACATGAAAATAAGAGTGCCAGGAATAAAGTCATATGAAGCTACTGCTGAAGCATTAGGATATATGGCAACACCAATCCCTTACGCTGAAGCTTTCACAGCAATGCAGACAGGTATAGTTGATGGGGCTATTGGCTCAGGAGCTGAAGGGTATTACTCAAGTTTTAGAGATGTTACAAAATGTTATCTTCCTTTAAATGACCACTTTGAAATGTGGTACTTATACATGAGTTTAGATGTATGGAATGACCTTTCTGATGATGAGAAGAAAATGCTTGAAGAGATAGGACTAAAATTAGAAGAAAAGCGTTATGAAACTGCCGAGGCAGATCAAAAGGAATTTGAGAATAAATTAAAAGAAGAAGGAATAAAGGTAATAGAATTTACAGATGAAGAACTTGCAAATTTTGCAAAGAAAGTTAGAGAAACAGTTTGGCCAGAGATTAAGGATGAATTTGGCGCTGAGTTGTTTGACAGCGTAACTGAAAATATTAAATAA
- a CDS encoding sigma-54 interaction domain-containing protein, with product MLAVEVFSDDLNKILKNLCHIVNVDGAIFDKESKLVTCTESYLEHKGQTVHAPFIEEVMSKGKILVNNPGSMKPCIGCRFKENCPSTIELLNCIKIDDIPIGVISLTAFTKDGHNKIIKNLSKYIDLLNAISLLISKFLAQNYHYKGSLKLDKLFKSGLDLSDEPLLISDTVGSIQYYNSSALKLFKVCDHYKQSIHNLFPEKVVNKILNQLPLLNESMFFDNTLWQMSSTPVNDNYQPLGSIIKLTNKYKDLNIHDKNNDTLFIDNIVGESNEIHKLKGKIRKIANSSSTTLITGETGTGKGLLAKTIHKMSNRADFPFVAINCASIPDTLFESELFGYEEGAFTGAKKGGKVGKFELAQGGTLFLDEVGEMPLHMQAKLLRVLQDYEIERVGGITSTQIDVRVIAATNQHIEKLIEEKKFRADLYYRLNIIPINIPSLKVRLEDITLLSMKFIDKYSLKLNRHIDSISDEVLSVFKSYHWPGNVRELENTIEYAVNMCDSSIINVNDLPDKFMEHEKYKRDEMKSKVKKLELETIRNTLNKHGWDVKGKTAAADELGIGLRTLYRKIKDLQNV from the coding sequence ATGCTTGCCGTAGAAGTTTTTAGTGATGACTTAAACAAAATTTTAAAGAACCTATGTCACATAGTAAATGTGGATGGGGCCATCTTTGATAAGGAAAGTAAATTGGTCACTTGTACTGAATCATATCTAGAACATAAGGGCCAAACGGTCCATGCCCCTTTTATTGAGGAAGTCATGTCAAAGGGAAAGATATTGGTTAACAATCCCGGTTCCATGAAACCTTGTATTGGATGTAGATTTAAAGAAAATTGCCCTTCTACCATCGAATTGTTAAACTGTATTAAAATTGATGACATTCCCATAGGAGTTATTTCTTTAACTGCCTTTACTAAAGATGGCCATAACAAAATCATTAAAAATCTAAGTAAATACATAGACCTACTAAATGCCATCTCCTTGTTAATATCCAAGTTTTTAGCTCAAAATTATCATTACAAAGGATCTTTAAAGTTAGATAAACTATTTAAATCTGGTCTTGATTTATCTGATGAACCCCTATTAATAAGTGATACGGTCGGCTCTATACAGTACTACAACTCATCTGCCCTGAAATTATTTAAGGTTTGTGACCACTATAAACAATCTATTCATAATTTATTTCCTGAAAAAGTAGTAAACAAAATACTAAATCAATTACCTTTACTAAATGAGTCCATGTTCTTTGACAATACATTATGGCAAATGTCTTCTACCCCTGTAAATGATAATTACCAACCTTTAGGAAGTATAATAAAGTTAACTAATAAGTATAAAGACTTAAATATCCATGATAAAAATAATGATACTTTATTTATTGATAATATAGTTGGTGAAAGTAATGAGATACATAAATTAAAAGGAAAAATAAGAAAAATTGCTAATAGTTCCTCAACTACCTTAATAACAGGAGAGACAGGTACAGGAAAAGGTCTCCTAGCAAAAACTATACATAAAATGAGTAATCGTGCTGATTTTCCCTTTGTGGCAATAAACTGTGCCAGTATTCCTGATACATTATTTGAAAGTGAACTTTTTGGCTATGAAGAAGGGGCCTTTACGGGAGCTAAAAAGGGAGGTAAAGTTGGCAAATTTGAATTGGCACAGGGGGGAACTTTATTTTTAGATGAGGTAGGAGAAATGCCCCTTCATATGCAAGCTAAGTTATTAAGGGTCCTACAAGATTACGAAATAGAACGGGTTGGAGGTATTACCTCTACTCAAATAGATGTGAGAGTCATTGCAGCTACTAACCAACATATAGAAAAGTTAATAGAAGAAAAGAAATTCAGAGCAGATTTATATTATAGATTAAATATTATTCCTATAAATATACCTTCTTTAAAAGTTAGATTAGAAGATATTACTTTGTTGTCCATGAAGTTTATAGATAAATATTCTTTAAAGTTAAATAGGCATATAGATTCCATCTCAGATGAAGTTTTGTCTGTTTTCAAATCCTACCACTGGCCTGGAAACGTTAGAGAATTGGAAAATACCATAGAATACGCCGTTAATATGTGTGATTCTTCAATAATTAATGTTAATGATTTACCTGATAAATTTATGGAACATGAAAAGTATAAAAGGGATGAAATGAAGAGTAAAGTAAAAAAATTAGAATTGGAAACAATAAGAAATACTTTAAATAAACATGGATGGGATGTAAAAGGGAAAACTGCCGCAGCCGATGAACTGGGTATTGGCCTAAGAACCTTATATAGGAAGATTAAAGACTTGCAAAACGTATGA